The Halorussus gelatinilyticus genome contains the following window.
TCGGGGCATGGCCGAGCGTACGACCGAGCGCGGGGTAAATGGTTCGTCTCGTCGTCGGACGCCGCGGCCGCGCTTCTGCAACGTCACGACCGACGGAGGCTAATTTTTATACCGTGTGCCGACGCAGGTTCGGTGTCTATGGGAGACGAGGACGCGGAACGCCGAGAAGCGAACCGCGCGTTCGTCGAGGCGTTCTCGACGTTCGGGACCGACGCCCTCCGAGACGTATGGCTGTTCGACCAGCAGAGCCACGAGCGACTCTACGTCCGCGACGACGTGGACGAGAAGGTCGCCGACGTAGACGTGTCCCGCTACGTGGACAACGAGCGATACGGCTACGTCACGCGCGACACCTACAGCGACCTCCACTACGCCGACTACGCCTACACCGTCCGGGGATTCGACGGGTTCGAGCAGTTCCGAACGTTCCTGCGCGAAGGCGACCGGCGAATCGGCACGTTCGGCAGTTTCGACCGACGGGAGGGCGGCTACGACTTCGGGGCGCTGAACGACGCGCTCGCCGAAGTGACGGCGGACTACCCGCTCGACGCGTTCGCCCCGGAGTGACGCGGCCGGCGAAGTCGGCCGACCCGCGGCGACGGTTCAGTTCTCGGTGTCCGGAAGGTTGTCGAGTTGCTTCTTCCGGCGCTCGTCGGTGAGCGTCGCGTACCCCTGCGTCTCGACGTAGTTCTGCT
Protein-coding sequences here:
- a CDS encoding DUF7522 family protein, producing MGDEDAERREANRAFVEAFSTFGTDALRDVWLFDQQSHERLYVRDDVDEKVADVDVSRYVDNERYGYVTRDTYSDLHYADYAYTVRGFDGFEQFRTFLREGDRRIGTFGSFDRREGGYDFGALNDALAEVTADYPLDAFAPE